One Myxocyprinus asiaticus isolate MX2 ecotype Aquarium Trade chromosome 20, UBuf_Myxa_2, whole genome shotgun sequence genomic region harbors:
- the LOC127410680 gene encoding ankyrin repeat domain-containing protein 66 — MTELHQAAAAGDYDLVEEIVRKKLCDPNQKDVDWNNKTPLHWAASKGQTEVVRILIENGARACLRTDNGWTPAHFAAESGRLAVLRLLHSLHAPVDKEDSSGDKPVRIAEIYGHEECVHFLEKAEDESRNYRQMVKLNGLPFDDTDEEWEQERKEDKMQGKNN; from the exons ATGACGGAGTTGCATCAGGCAGCAGCTGCTGGAGATTATGATCTTGTGGAGgaaattgtgagaaaaaaattGTGTGACCCCAATCAGAAAGACGTAGATTGGAATAATAAGACTCCTCTCCACTGGGCAGCGTCCAAAG GCCAAACAGAAGTGGTTAGGATACTGATTGAAAACGGAGCGAGGGCATGTTTGAGGACGGATAATGGATGGACGCCGGCACACTTTGCAGCGGAGTCTGGACGACTAGCAGTACTGCGACTGCTACATTCTCTCCATGCCCCTGTAGATAAGGAGGACTCTTCCGGTGATAAACCTGTGAGAATTGCTGAGATCTATGGacatgaagagtgtgttcattttcttgaaaa GGCAGAGGATGAGAGCAGAAACTATCGTCAAATGGTGAAATTAAATGGGCTGCCCTTCGACGATACTGATGAAGAATGGGAACAGGAAAGAAAAGAGGACAAAATGCAGGGGAAAAACAATTAA